The Candidatus Rokuibacteriota bacterium genome segment GGGAAGTGATGGCCGAGCTCCCGGCCCAGTTCCGCAAGCGCAAAGATGAGGCCGTCGCGTGACTGCTGCTGCCTCAACCGCTCGCGGACGGCGGCGACCAATCCCTGCCAGTAGGCCTCGCCCACGCGCTCGTGAATGCCCTTGTCGCCGATGACGGCGAGCTTCCTGTCCGTGACCGAGATGTAGACCAGGACGCCGTTGCGATCGGCGGGCCTGTGCATGCCGAGCCTCTCGAAGACCTTGATGGCCCGCTGGAGCGCGTCGCCCTCGCACGAGTGGTCGAGGTGGACGCGGACCTCGGCTGACGTGTGGCCCTCGGCCTCCGCCACGGCGCGCGCGATGGCCGCGAGGTCGTCGTCCGAGAGAATCGCGCGCACCCACTTTGGATGACGAGCCATCACCAGTCTCCGCTCGCCCCGCCGCCGCCGAAGCCGCCACCGCCGCCCCCGAAGTCTCCGCCTCCGCCTCCGCCACTACCACCGCTGCCCCAGCCCCCGCCGGGGAAGATGATGGGGCCGCCCCAGCCGCGCCGGCCGCCGGTCCAGCCCTGGCGCCTGATGTGCGAGCCGTAGAGTGCCGAAATCACGATGGAGAAGATGCCGCCCACAACGATCAAGAGGAGCATGAGCTGGACAGGGCTAAAGCCCCGCGCCCGGGCGGCCTGGTCCTGCGGCGCCGCCTTGTAGGTGCCCGCGATGGCCTGCTGGATGGCATCGAGCCCGGCCGCGATGCCGTCGGCGACCTTGCCCTCGCGGAAGGGCGGCGCGACGACCTGGCGCAGGATCTGGCTCGCGAGCGCGTCGGTCAGCTTGGACTCGAGGCCGTAGCCGACCTCGAGGCGCATCTTCCTGTCATCGAGGAAGACCAGGAAGATGACGCCGTTGTCGAGGCCCTTCTGTCCCACGCGCCAGGCCTGCGCCAGCCGGATCGAGTAGTCCTCCAGGCTCTCGCCCTGGAGCGAGCGGAAGACGGCGACCACGATCTGGTTGCTGCTTTCCCGCTCGCGCGCGCGGAGCGTGTCTTCGAGCCGCTTGCGCTCGTCGCCCGACAGGACGCCCGCGTAGTCGTTGATCCGGCGGTCGGGCGGCGGCGGAATGGGGAGGGCCGCCGAGGCCGCGCCGGCAAGCGCGGCGAGCAGCAGCACCGCCAGCAGCGGTCGGCTCAGGCGCATTCTCCCGGCTTCGGGTGGCTCTCCTGATCCCCTAGAACTTCACTTTCGGGACCGTCTCGCTGCCGGGCGCCGCCTCGAAGAACGCCTTCTCCTTGAAGCCCATCATCCCGGCGACGAGCGCGCCGGGCATCAGCTTGATCTTCGTGTTGTAGTCGCGCACGGCCTCGTTGAAGCGCATGCGCTCCACGGTGATGCGATTCTCCGTCCCCTCGAGCTGGCTCTGGAGCGCCAGGAAGTTCTGGTTGCTCTTGAGCTCGGGGTAGCGCTCGACCGTGACGAGGAGGCGCGAGAGCGCTCCGCCCAGCTGGTTCTGCGCGTCCTGGAACTTCTTGAAGGCGACCGGATCGTTGAGCAGCTCCGGCGTTGCCTTGATCCCCGCCACGCTCGCCCGCGCCTTCGTCACCTCTTCGAGCACGGTCTTCTCCTGGGCCGCGAAGCCCTTGACCGTCTCGACGAGGTTGGGGATCAGGTCGGCGCGGCGCTGGTAGACATTCTGTACCTGCGCCCACTTCTCGTTGACGCTCTGCTCGGCGGTGACGAACCCGTTGTAGACGCCGAAGAGCGAGCCGAACCCGATCAGCAGGATCAGGACGACGACGCCTAGGACGATCAATGCTGTTTTCATGGCCTGAGTATACCTCCCACGCTGCCGCTACAGATCGTTGCCGGAGTAGGACTGGTTGAAGGACTTGTTGCAGAGCGGAAAGTCCGGAACGATGTTCTTGAGGAGCGCGTAGGACAGCGGCCGCCAGTTGAGGAAAGACGGGTCCATGATCTTGACGCGGTAGAGCAGGCCCGCCGCGTCGGCCATGACCCAGTGCACGATGGCGCCCCGCCAGCCCTCGACGAAGCTCCACGCGGGCTCGAATGCCGGGAGGGAGCCGAGCGGGGCCGTCAATCGCCCCGTCGGCATTCTCGCGATGGCCTCATGGATCAGGCGCACCGATTCGCGGGCCTCTTCCACCCGCACGAGGGTGCGCGCCTTGACGTCCCCCGTGGCGAACACGGGGACGCGGAAGGTGAGGTCACCGTACGCGGCGAAGGGGTGGTCACGCCTCACGTCGGCGTCGATGCCCGAAGCGCGGGCGACATACCCCAGGACCCCATGGTCCCGCGCCGTGCGCGTCGTCAGTCGGCCTGTCCCGTCCAAGCGGTCCAGGACGAGCGTGTTCGCCAGGCTCAGCGCCACGATCTCCTCGAAGTCCTCGAGGGCCGCCCCGACCTCGCCCGCCAGATCGAGATCGGCGGGCAGGTCCCGGCCCACGCCGCCTGGGACGACACCGCCGCGCAACAGCCGGTTGCCCGTGAGACGCTTGTTGAGCCGCAGCAGGCGCTCGCGGATCCGGAAGCAGTGGGAGTGGGCGACCGCGTAGCCCGTGTCGTTGGCGATCATGCCGAAGTCGGCCACGTGGTTGTAGAGCCGCTCCATCTCGAGGAGCACGACGCGAAGATAGCGCGCCCGGTCCGGCACGACGGTCCCGGCGGCGGCCTCCAGGGCCTGGCAAAACGCCAGCGCGTGGCCCACGGTGGTGTCGCCGGAGACGCGCTCGGCCAGCTCGACGCCCGCCGCGGGCTGCCGGCCCTCGAAGAGCTTTTCGGTGCCCTTGTGGGTGAAGTACAGGCGCGATTTCATGTCGATGATGGTCTCGCCCACCACGCTGAAACGGAAGTGCCCCGGTTCGATCACGCCGGCATGCACCGGGCCCACCGGGATCTCGTACACGCCCTCGCCGCCCACCTCGGTGAACGGGAAAGCGCGCCCGTCGTCGGTGAACTCGCGGGGCGCCGCGTCCTTCCGCAGCGGGAAGAAGTCGGCCGGCCAGAAGGCATGGCGCACGAGCGGCCGCGGGTCGGGATGGCCCTCGGCAACGATCCCGAAGAGGTCGTAAACTTCCCGCTCGAAGCGCGAGGCCGGGTAGTGGAGCGTGGCCAGCGACGTAATAGCGGGGGCCTCCGCGGGCACGGCGGCGGTGGCGTGGAGGAACCAGTCCTCCCGCTCGGGCCCGAAGAGATAGTGGACCTCGAAGACCCCGCGGTCCGCGCGCCGGTCGGCTGCGGCCATGAACACCAGCTCGGCGCCAAACCCGGCGCGGAGGAGCTCCGCCAACGCGGGGACGGCAGGAGCGCGGACCGAGCAGTGGAGCTCGTTGTCCCGCACCACGCGCACGTCGGTCACACGATCGGTGAGCCTCTCGGCGAGCGCCGTCCTCAGCTGCGGCAGGCGCGTCATGACCCGGCGATCTCCACGATCCGCGTCAGCAGCACCCGGAGCGGCGCCGGCAGCGTGAGCCCGAGAACGACGAGGGCCGCCACGCAGAGGCCGAGCGGCACCAGCGGCCACGCGCTCCCCTCGCCTACCGTCACGCCCGCAGCGGGCGCGCCGTAGAGCATCCGGTTCAGGTGGCCGATCATCGAGACAAAGGCCACCGCGAGCAGCGCCAGGACGAGCCCCATCAGCCACGGACGACCCGCGGCGAAGCCCGCTCGGAAGAGCGCGAACTCGGAGATGAAGAGGCCGAAGGGCGGCAGTCCGATGACGGCCAGCACGCCCGCCGCAAATAGACCGCCTGTCCACGGCATTGCCGTGAGGAGGCCCGACACGCCGCTGATCTCGGTCGTCCGATACCGATGCAACACCCGCCCGGCGAGAAAGAAAATCGTGGACTTCGCCAGCGCGTGGTTGAGCAGGTGAAGCATCGCGGCGAAC includes the following:
- a CDS encoding TPM domain-containing protein, whose translation is MARHPKWVRAILSDDDLAAIARAVAEAEGHTSAEVRVHLDHSCEGDALQRAIKVFERLGMHRPADRNGVLVYISVTDRKLAVIGDKGIHERVGEAYWQGLVAAVRERLRQQQSRDGLIFALAELGRELGHHFPRRPGDKNELSDQVTLG
- a CDS encoding TPM domain-containing protein, yielding MRLSRPLLAVLLLAALAGAASAALPIPPPPDRRINDYAGVLSGDERKRLEDTLRARERESSNQIVVAVFRSLQGESLEDYSIRLAQAWRVGQKGLDNGVIFLVFLDDRKMRLEVGYGLESKLTDALASQILRQVVAPPFREGKVADGIAAGLDAIQQAIAGTYKAAPQDQAARARGFSPVQLMLLLIVVGGIFSIVISALYGSHIRRQGWTGGRRGWGGPIIFPGGGWGSGGSGGGGGGDFGGGGGGFGGGGASGDW
- a CDS encoding LemA family protein, which encodes MKTALIVLGVVVLILLIGFGSLFGVYNGFVTAEQSVNEKWAQVQNVYQRRADLIPNLVETVKGFAAQEKTVLEEVTKARASVAGIKATPELLNDPVAFKKFQDAQNQLGGALSRLLVTVERYPELKSNQNFLALQSQLEGTENRITVERMRFNEAVRDYNTKIKLMPGALVAGMMGFKEKAFFEAAPGSETVPKVKF
- a CDS encoding NADH-quinone oxidoreductase subunit C — protein: MTRLPQLRTALAERLTDRVTDVRVVRDNELHCSVRAPAVPALAELLRAGFGAELVFMAAADRRADRGVFEVHYLFGPEREDWFLHATAAVPAEAPAITSLATLHYPASRFEREVYDLFGIVAEGHPDPRPLVRHAFWPADFFPLRKDAAPREFTDDGRAFPFTEVGGEGVYEIPVGPVHAGVIEPGHFRFSVVGETIIDMKSRLYFTHKGTEKLFEGRQPAAGVELAERVSGDTTVGHALAFCQALEAAAGTVVPDRARYLRVVLLEMERLYNHVADFGMIANDTGYAVAHSHCFRIRERLLRLNKRLTGNRLLRGGVVPGGVGRDLPADLDLAGEVGAALEDFEEIVALSLANTLVLDRLDGTGRLTTRTARDHGVLGYVARASGIDADVRRDHPFAAYGDLTFRVPVFATGDVKARTLVRVEEARESVRLIHEAIARMPTGRLTAPLGSLPAFEPAWSFVEGWRGAIVHWVMADAAGLLYRVKIMDPSFLNWRPLSYALLKNIVPDFPLCNKSFNQSYSGNDL